The following proteins are encoded in a genomic region of Methylibium petroleiphilum PM1:
- a CDS encoding DNA ligase, with protein MSRRDVVGRALALAAAAGVRVAGAAAVRRSGDGAAAPSMLLAREAAAGQSPVGYRVSEKLDGVRAQWDGRELRFRGGGVVPAPSWFTAGLPAVALDGELWLGRGRFEALTAIVRDRQPDDAGWRQVRYGVFELPGAPGPFTERAARMAQLVSQTGPGPLMAVEQWELLDAAALQDRLASVVAQGGEGLMLHRADAPYVTGRSEVLLKLKPLQDSEAVVIGHVAGKGRFVGQLGALRVRTPQGREFALGTGFSDAQRASPPPQGTVVTYTYRGTTARGLPRFASFLRMAGP; from the coding sequence ATGTCGAGGCGTGATGTGGTGGGGCGTGCGCTGGCCTTGGCCGCGGCCGCTGGGGTCCGGGTCGCCGGTGCCGCAGCGGTGCGACGATCCGGCGACGGTGCGGCCGCGCCGTCGATGCTGCTGGCGCGTGAGGCCGCGGCCGGCCAGTCTCCGGTCGGCTACCGGGTCAGCGAGAAGCTCGACGGCGTCCGGGCGCAATGGGACGGACGCGAGCTGCGGTTTCGTGGTGGCGGCGTGGTGCCGGCACCGAGCTGGTTCACGGCCGGCTTGCCGGCCGTGGCGCTGGACGGCGAGCTGTGGCTCGGCCGTGGCCGTTTCGAGGCGCTCACGGCGATCGTGCGGGACCGGCAGCCCGACGATGCCGGATGGCGGCAGGTGCGCTACGGTGTGTTCGAGCTGCCGGGAGCGCCCGGCCCGTTCACCGAGCGGGCAGCGCGGATGGCTCAACTGGTCAGTCAAACGGGGCCCGGGCCGCTGATGGCAGTGGAGCAATGGGAACTGCTCGATGCCGCAGCCCTGCAGGACCGACTGGCCAGCGTGGTGGCGCAGGGCGGCGAAGGGCTGATGCTGCACCGGGCCGACGCCCCCTACGTCACCGGCCGCAGCGAAGTGCTGCTGAAGCTCAAGCCGCTGCAGGACAGCGAGGCGGTCGTCATCGGGCACGTCGCGGGGAAGGGCCGCTTTGTCGGGCAGTTGGGCGCCTTGCGCGTGCGCACGCCGCAGGGACGGGAGTTCGCGCTGGGCACGGGCTTCAGCGATGCACAGCGGGCTTCACCGCCTCCGCAGGGCACGGTGGTCACCTACACCTACCGCGGCACCACGGCGCGCGGCCTGCCGCGCTTCGCCAGTTTCCTGCGGATGGCCGGGCCTTGA
- the acnA gene encoding aconitate hydratase AcnA, with product MPATSPHAFPKTLKSFKTASGKEGRFYSLPELAKTFPNVARLPVSVRIVLESVLRNCDGKKVTKEHVEQLANWRPTVERSDEIPFVVARVVLQDFTGVPLLADLAAMRNVAAKMGKNPKAIEPLVPVDLVVDHSVMIDHFGSAKALDLNMKLEFSRNRERYQFMKWGMDAFDTFGVVPPGFGIVHQVNLEYLARGVHKTQGGIFYPDTLVGTDSHTTMINGIGVVGWGVGGIEAEAGMLGQPVYFLTPDVVGFELTGQLREGVTATDLVLTVTEILRKAKVVGKFVEFFGEGTRTLALPDRATIGNMAPEYGATMGFFPVDEKTIDYFQGTGRSKAEIEAFEAYFKAQKLFGVPEAGDIDYSAVVKLDLGTVAPSLSGPKRPQDRIELGHVKSQFGSLFSKPPAENGFNQPAEKLGQAFATSDGLEIRNGDVLIAAITSCTNTSNPGVLLAAGLLAKKAVEAGLKVKKHVKTSLAPGSRIVTEYLEKAGLLPYLEKLGFFVAGYGCTTCIGNAGDLTPEINEAITKNDLVCAAVLSGNRNFEARIHPNLKANFLASPPLVVAYAIAGTVSRDLMTEPVGTGKGGKPVYLGDIWPTSDEIYKLMKFAMDGKAFKKNYDKVKSDPGKLWEQIKGVKGHVYTWPKSTYIAEPPFFQDFTMEPAVADAGVKGARIMGLFGDSITTDHISPAGSFKDTTPAGKYLLEHGVLKADFNSYGSRRGNHEVMMRGTFANVRIKNLMLPPKDDGAREEGGYTLFQLDGADKGRKLAIYDAAMQYIAAGVPTVIFGGEEYGTGSSRDWAAKGTQLLGIKAVVAKSFERIHRSNLVGMGVLPLQFKGSDSWSTLGLIGDEVVDVVVDADMKPQSDATLVITTPTGEKKTVIVTLRIDTPIEVDYYKHGGILPFVLRQLLAA from the coding sequence ATGCCCGCCACGAGCCCGCACGCCTTCCCGAAGACCCTGAAGAGCTTCAAGACCGCCTCCGGCAAGGAGGGTCGGTTCTACTCGCTACCCGAGCTGGCGAAGACCTTCCCGAACGTGGCGCGCCTGCCGGTGTCGGTGCGCATCGTGCTGGAGAGCGTGCTGCGCAACTGCGACGGCAAGAAGGTCACGAAGGAGCACGTGGAGCAGCTCGCGAACTGGCGGCCGACCGTCGAGCGCAGCGACGAGATCCCCTTCGTCGTCGCGCGCGTGGTGCTGCAGGACTTCACCGGCGTGCCGCTGCTGGCCGACCTGGCCGCGATGCGCAACGTGGCCGCGAAGATGGGCAAGAACCCCAAGGCGATCGAGCCGCTGGTGCCGGTGGACCTGGTGGTCGACCACTCGGTGATGATCGACCACTTCGGGTCGGCCAAGGCGCTGGACCTGAACATGAAGCTGGAATTCAGCCGCAATCGCGAGCGCTACCAGTTCATGAAATGGGGCATGGACGCCTTCGACACCTTCGGCGTCGTGCCACCCGGCTTCGGCATCGTGCACCAGGTGAACCTCGAGTACCTTGCGCGCGGCGTGCACAAGACCCAGGGCGGCATCTTCTACCCCGACACATTGGTGGGCACCGACAGCCACACCACGATGATCAACGGCATCGGCGTGGTCGGCTGGGGCGTGGGTGGCATCGAGGCCGAGGCCGGCATGCTGGGCCAGCCGGTCTACTTCCTGACACCCGACGTGGTGGGCTTCGAGCTCACCGGCCAACTGCGCGAGGGCGTGACGGCCACCGACCTGGTGCTGACGGTCACCGAGATCCTGCGCAAGGCCAAGGTGGTGGGCAAGTTCGTCGAGTTCTTCGGCGAAGGCACCCGCACCCTCGCCCTGCCCGACCGCGCCACGATCGGCAACATGGCGCCCGAGTATGGCGCCACGATGGGCTTCTTCCCGGTCGACGAGAAGACCATCGACTATTTCCAGGGCACCGGCCGCAGCAAGGCCGAGATCGAGGCCTTCGAGGCCTACTTCAAGGCGCAGAAGCTGTTCGGCGTGCCCGAGGCCGGCGACATCGACTACAGCGCGGTCGTGAAGCTCGACCTGGGCACAGTGGCGCCGTCGCTGTCGGGCCCGAAGCGGCCGCAGGATCGCATCGAACTCGGCCACGTGAAGTCGCAGTTCGGCTCGCTGTTCAGCAAGCCGCCGGCGGAGAACGGCTTCAACCAGCCGGCTGAGAAGCTGGGGCAGGCCTTTGCCACCAGCGACGGCCTGGAAATCCGGAACGGCGACGTGCTGATCGCCGCCATCACCTCCTGCACCAACACCAGCAATCCGGGCGTGCTGCTGGCCGCCGGGCTGCTGGCGAAGAAGGCGGTCGAGGCCGGGCTGAAGGTGAAGAAGCACGTGAAGACCTCGCTCGCGCCGGGCTCGCGCATCGTCACCGAGTACCTGGAGAAGGCCGGCCTGCTGCCCTACCTGGAGAAGCTGGGCTTCTTCGTCGCTGGCTACGGCTGCACCACCTGCATCGGCAATGCCGGCGACCTGACGCCCGAGATCAACGAGGCGATCACGAAGAACGACCTGGTGTGCGCCGCCGTGCTGTCGGGCAACCGCAACTTCGAGGCCCGCATCCACCCGAACCTGAAGGCCAACTTCCTGGCCAGCCCGCCGCTGGTGGTGGCCTATGCGATCGCCGGCACCGTGAGCAGGGACCTGATGACGGAACCGGTGGGCACCGGCAAGGGCGGCAAGCCGGTCTACCTGGGCGACATCTGGCCCACCAGCGACGAGATCTACAAGCTGATGAAGTTCGCGATGGACGGCAAGGCGTTCAAGAAGAATTACGACAAGGTCAAGAGCGATCCCGGCAAGCTGTGGGAACAGATCAAGGGCGTGAAGGGCCATGTCTACACCTGGCCCAAGAGCACCTACATCGCCGAGCCGCCGTTCTTCCAGGACTTCACCATGGAGCCGGCCGTGGCGGACGCCGGCGTGAAGGGCGCACGCATCATGGGCCTGTTCGGCGACTCGATCACCACCGACCACATCTCGCCGGCCGGCTCCTTCAAGGACACCACGCCGGCCGGCAAGTACCTGCTAGAGCACGGTGTGCTGAAGGCCGACTTCAACAGCTACGGCTCGCGCCGCGGCAACCACGAGGTGATGATGCGCGGCACCTTCGCCAACGTGCGCATCAAGAACCTGATGCTGCCGCCCAAGGACGACGGCGCGCGCGAGGAAGGTGGCTACACCCTCTTCCAGCTCGACGGTGCGGACAAGGGCCGCAAGCTCGCGATCTACGACGCCGCCATGCAGTACATCGCCGCCGGCGTACCCACGGTGATCTTCGGCGGCGAGGAGTACGGCACCGGCTCGTCGCGCGACTGGGCCGCCAAGGGCACGCAGCTGCTGGGCATCAAGGCCGTGGTGGCGAAGAGCTTCGAGCGCATCCACCGCAGCAACCTGGTCGGCATGGGCGTACTGCCGCTGCAGTTCAAGGGCAGCGACTCATGGAGCACGCTGGGACTGATCGGTGACGAGGTGGTGGACGTGGTGGTCGATGCCGACATGAAGCCGCAATCGGACGCCACGCTGGTGATCACCACGCCCACCGGTGAGAAGAAGACCGTGATCGTCACGCTGCGCATCGACACGCCGATCGAGGTGGACTACTACAAGCACGGCGGCATCCTGCCCTTCGTGCTGAGGCAGTTGCTCGCCGCGTGA